The following coding sequences are from one Phenylobacterium glaciei window:
- a CDS encoding cellulose biosynthesis protein BcsC, whose translation MFPRTVLPATAVAALATALAGAAHADPVVRLPDAGSAPTADLPIRTARDKVMAPTIVSPAEALIRQAGGWRRAGRNDQAEGALRRALAASPNNPDVLYALADLARSRGDAMSAAMWAGRLSAARPHDPRLPGLANLPAPRAASTLTPAVARTAPVPVLPSVVSAPPAAPPVRAVEARGPVEGDRAGEVRAAAFAALEAGDLDAAEAQFERALKIVPRDRDASGGLGVVRLRQQRFEAARVLLSTAAKGQGAKDWQEAYEAAGFFSDLQRAASSRNAGKLTEAEVTARRLAAKPQAYRIEAQLLLGDILAAQQRPAESEVAYRAAIATAPERPEARIGLAVALADQGRADEARTLARQLPDADAARALTARIERDRAARLALAGDTFGAGAALATALNADPEDPWTRYEYAKFLSAHGGQGEAAQVAAPLSGANASPEALSAAALYADSQANPEQAASLIRRIPETRRTKDISDLAARVDTDRTIREAQRLTAQGLSTRAIILLRGELANGALDFGARSRLAQALYDAGDAYQAGSMALTAAQSQLPVEVRPGDAAGFLNVLAAAGQEPAAEQLLANLQTTARSPDNQQAFVGLMTGYAIRKADRQRTEGDYAGAFDTLSAAFASAPNDIGLMSALARLCQAGGLQAQASQVYDALTARQPNDAAVMLEAARAATDSQDYAKAHVRLQRALQLAPGKAENYYELGRLEKAQGHDRAAMKAFETAQRIANGQPRGAAAQVGGTGIFQPGGALGPNPFSGGAGRTPAQGLGLIAGFGPQIYDHANPQAQQRALPQPMPMAGDRSFGALPTGLYSTGLPQSPTSVPARNVSLFSTSLASILPLAGPGAPVLELARADAPLSEKIGREVADLREDRAIAVQGDVMIRARSGDAGTSRLTEIQTGVTVSAPAFSGRLFGSVTPTALRAGQASGLAAAGIGTAPLQVADGKVQTPPVPVVARSVDSAASGVGFTVGYKSDKFAGDIGVTPVGMDKTKVVGGLAWTPSVGPTTLKFGIDRRAVTDSVLSYSAMKDAYTGQTWGGVTRDAVTVGASYDRGKGVGAYAEATAKRFTGRGVASNSAYEVNLGGYVDAYRGEHSNLRLGVNVNTQAYEKNLRYFTLGQGGYFSPQQYVSLTFPVSYSLSGDKWKWQAKIAPGFQSYSEDATAMFPTDAARQGKLAFAAGQSSEVAAFHPSSSRSGFGVSGEAQAEYRISPSASMGGKVSLDTFGQYNEFKLGVFLKKTFGGPQ comes from the coding sequence ATGTTCCCGCGCACAGTCCTGCCCGCCACCGCGGTCGCGGCCCTCGCCACAGCCCTGGCCGGCGCCGCCCACGCCGATCCCGTCGTCCGCCTGCCGGACGCGGGCTCGGCCCCCACCGCGGACCTGCCGATCCGCACCGCCCGCGACAAGGTCATGGCGCCCACCATTGTCAGCCCCGCCGAGGCCCTGATCCGTCAGGCCGGAGGATGGCGTCGCGCCGGCCGCAATGACCAGGCCGAGGGCGCTCTGCGCCGCGCCCTGGCGGCGTCGCCGAACAATCCCGATGTTCTCTACGCCCTGGCCGATCTAGCCCGATCCCGGGGAGACGCCATGTCGGCGGCCATGTGGGCGGGACGGCTCAGCGCCGCCCGGCCCCACGACCCTCGCCTGCCCGGTCTCGCGAACCTGCCGGCGCCTCGGGCGGCTTCTACGCTGACGCCGGCCGTGGCGCGGACCGCGCCGGTTCCGGTCCTGCCCAGCGTCGTCTCCGCCCCGCCGGCCGCGCCGCCGGTTCGCGCGGTCGAGGCCAGAGGGCCGGTTGAGGGCGACCGAGCCGGCGAGGTCCGCGCCGCGGCCTTTGCGGCCCTGGAGGCCGGCGATCTCGACGCCGCCGAGGCTCAGTTCGAGCGCGCCTTGAAGATTGTCCCACGTGATCGGGACGCGTCGGGCGGCCTGGGGGTGGTGCGGCTGCGCCAGCAGCGTTTTGAGGCGGCCCGGGTCCTGCTGTCCACCGCGGCCAAGGGTCAGGGCGCCAAGGACTGGCAGGAGGCCTATGAGGCTGCAGGCTTCTTCTCCGACCTGCAAAGGGCGGCGTCTTCCCGCAACGCGGGGAAGCTGACTGAGGCCGAGGTGACCGCGCGCCGTCTGGCCGCCAAGCCCCAGGCTTATCGCATTGAGGCGCAACTGCTGTTGGGCGACATTCTCGCGGCCCAACAGCGGCCCGCAGAGTCCGAGGTGGCCTATCGCGCAGCCATCGCCACCGCGCCCGAACGGCCTGAAGCCCGCATCGGCCTTGCCGTCGCCCTGGCCGACCAAGGCCGGGCCGACGAAGCCCGAACGCTGGCTCGCCAGCTGCCGGACGCCGACGCCGCCCGGGCGCTCACCGCGCGCATTGAACGCGACCGAGCCGCCAGACTCGCCCTGGCCGGTGACACCTTCGGCGCGGGGGCGGCGCTGGCCACCGCGCTCAACGCTGATCCCGAAGATCCCTGGACCCGATACGAGTACGCCAAGTTCCTATCGGCGCATGGCGGTCAGGGCGAGGCCGCTCAGGTCGCCGCTCCGCTGTCGGGCGCCAACGCGAGCCCGGAGGCCCTGTCGGCCGCGGCGCTCTACGCCGACTCCCAGGCCAATCCGGAGCAGGCCGCCTCGCTCATCCGGCGCATTCCGGAAACCAGACGCACCAAGGATATTTCTGACCTCGCCGCCCGCGTGGACACCGACCGGACAATCCGCGAAGCGCAACGGCTGACCGCCCAAGGGCTCTCGACCCGGGCGATCATCCTGCTGCGCGGGGAATTGGCGAATGGGGCCTTGGACTTCGGCGCCCGCTCCCGCCTTGCCCAGGCGCTCTATGACGCCGGTGATGCGTACCAGGCCGGTTCCATGGCGCTGACCGCCGCCCAGTCTCAGCTCCCCGTCGAGGTGCGGCCCGGCGACGCGGCGGGCTTCCTCAACGTGCTTGCGGCGGCGGGACAGGAACCTGCGGCCGAACAACTGCTGGCCAACCTCCAGACCACCGCCCGGAGCCCGGACAACCAGCAGGCCTTCGTGGGTCTGATGACCGGCTACGCGATCCGCAAGGCCGACCGCCAACGCACCGAGGGGGATTATGCCGGGGCTTTCGACACGCTGTCGGCCGCCTTCGCGAGCGCCCCCAACGATATCGGCCTGATGTCCGCCCTGGCCCGGCTCTGCCAGGCCGGCGGTCTGCAGGCCCAGGCCTCCCAGGTCTACGACGCCCTGACGGCCCGGCAACCGAATGACGCCGCGGTGATGTTGGAGGCCGCCCGCGCGGCGACCGACTCTCAGGACTACGCCAAAGCCCATGTCCGCCTGCAGCGGGCTCTCCAGCTCGCACCCGGCAAGGCGGAAAACTACTATGAGCTTGGCCGGCTGGAGAAAGCCCAGGGCCACGACCGCGCGGCGATGAAGGCCTTCGAGACGGCGCAGAGAATCGCCAATGGTCAGCCGCGCGGCGCGGCGGCCCAGGTCGGCGGCACGGGCATCTTCCAGCCCGGCGGCGCCCTGGGACCCAACCCGTTCTCGGGCGGAGCGGGTCGCACGCCAGCACAGGGACTTGGCCTCATTGCCGGATTTGGGCCGCAAATCTACGACCACGCCAATCCTCAGGCGCAGCAGCGGGCCTTGCCCCAGCCTATGCCGATGGCCGGCGACCGGAGTTTTGGCGCTCTGCCGACAGGGCTCTACTCCACCGGTCTCCCGCAATCTCCAACTTCGGTCCCGGCGCGAAACGTCAGCCTCTTCTCCACATCGCTGGCGTCCATCCTGCCCCTAGCGGGGCCAGGGGCGCCGGTCCTGGAGCTCGCAAGGGCCGACGCGCCGCTGTCGGAGAAGATCGGTCGGGAGGTGGCCGACCTTCGGGAGGACCGCGCCATCGCTGTGCAGGGGGACGTCATGATCCGCGCCCGCAGCGGAGACGCCGGGACCAGCCGCCTCACCGAGATCCAGACCGGAGTCACGGTCTCCGCCCCAGCATTCAGCGGCCGGCTCTTTGGCTCGGTCACCCCCACCGCGCTGCGGGCGGGTCAGGCCAGCGGCCTTGCGGCGGCTGGCATTGGGACCGCTCCCCTGCAGGTGGCCGATGGCAAGGTTCAGACGCCGCCGGTTCCGGTGGTGGCGCGATCGGTGGACTCCGCGGCGTCGGGCGTCGGCTTCACCGTCGGCTACAAGTCCGACAAGTTCGCCGGCGACATCGGGGTCACTCCGGTCGGCATGGACAAGACCAAGGTGGTGGGCGGACTTGCATGGACCCCTAGCGTCGGCCCCACCACGCTGAAGTTCGGCATCGACAGACGTGCGGTCACCGACAGCGTGCTCTCCTACTCCGCCATGAAGGACGCCTATACGGGCCAGACCTGGGGCGGAGTCACCCGCGACGCGGTCACGGTCGGCGCCTCCTACGATCGGGGTAAGGGGGTCGGCGCCTATGCCGAAGCCACCGCCAAGCGGTTCACCGGTCGCGGGGTGGCGTCCAACAGCGCCTACGAAGTCAATCTCGGCGGCTATGTCGACGCCTACCGCGGCGAGCACAGCAATCTGCGGCTGGGGGTCAACGTCAACACCCAGGCCTATGAGAAGAACTTGCGTTACTTCACGCTCGGCCAGGGCGGCTACTTCAGCCCGCAGCAGTATGTCAGCCTGACTTTCCCGGTGAGCTACAGCCTGTCCGGCGACAAGTGGAAGTGGCAGGCCAAGATCGCGCCGGGCTTCCAGTCCTACAGCGAAGACGCCACCGCCATGTTCCCCACCGACGCTGCGCGGCAGGGCAAGCTCGCCTTCGCCGCCGGACAGTCGAGCGAGGTCGCCGCCTTCCACCCCTCCAGCAGCCGGTCAGGCTTCGGCGTCTCAGGCGAGGCTCAGGCGGAGTACAGGATCAGTCCGTCGGCATCCATGGGCGGAAAGGTCAGCCTCGACACCTTCGGCCAGTACAACGAGTTCAAACTCGGCGTCTTTCTCAAGAAAACCTTCGGAGGCCCCCAATGA
- the bcsD gene encoding cellulose biosynthesis protein BcsD yields the protein MTNSSETLLAYYAERQVAPQWRGFLAAIAVELFENVGPEPARGFLRQTGLRLASQSPLSPSTTLEDLQAVANQALAQMDWGMVSLRDIGTAVEIRHEAGPWRIREDRAGAWPAAFAALLEGLYTGWMRGQGAGETLVARLDLDASENEVVLRFARAA from the coding sequence ATGACCAACTCGTCCGAAACCTTGCTCGCCTACTATGCCGAGCGTCAGGTTGCGCCCCAGTGGCGGGGCTTCCTGGCCGCAATCGCCGTCGAACTCTTTGAGAACGTCGGGCCTGAGCCGGCCCGCGGCTTCCTCCGCCAGACCGGCCTCCGTCTGGCCAGCCAATCGCCTCTGTCGCCCAGCACGACATTGGAGGACCTGCAAGCCGTCGCGAACCAGGCATTGGCCCAGATGGACTGGGGCATGGTCAGCCTGCGAGACATTGGGACGGCGGTGGAAATCCGCCACGAGGCCGGACCCTGGCGTATCCGCGAGGACCGCGCCGGCGCCTGGCCGGCCGCCTTCGCCGCCTTGCTGGAAGGGCTCTATACGGGCTGGATGCGCGGCCAGGGGGCAGGTGAAACCCTCGTCGCCCGGCTCGACCTCGACGCGTCCGAAAACGAGGTGGTGCTTCGCTTCGCGCGTGCGGCCTGA
- a CDS encoding PhnD/SsuA/transferrin family substrate-binding protein produces MRQLLLGACALLLVAAASKPADKLRLAAIEPKAGACAPLGADAAPGEKAYYEHLATRLGVKVLKCPVADRAAAAAALAAGELDLAVLDPASFAPVAGVARAILTIRPEGGLNRIPVIVAVPAAGPDKRLEDLRGKTLAFGGATPAAEALPTKVLADRGFGRGAFGKPLDAANAEGALEALRAGKANAVVLHAAAWQRLCMPEDPKVKSPCADLKVLLKARPQAALAVVVRKDIADETRYRLIGIHMPLHLENKAAFAWASSWAPQAAEFTPAETLALVATR; encoded by the coding sequence ATGAGGCAGCTGCTGCTGGGCGCCTGCGCCCTGCTCCTCGTCGCGGCCGCGTCCAAGCCCGCCGACAAGCTGCGCCTCGCGGCTATCGAACCAAAGGCGGGCGCCTGCGCGCCGCTGGGGGCCGACGCCGCGCCTGGCGAGAAGGCCTACTACGAACACCTCGCCACACGACTTGGGGTGAAGGTGCTGAAATGCCCGGTGGCCGATCGCGCCGCCGCCGCAGCGGCCCTGGCGGCGGGTGAGCTGGACCTCGCGGTGCTGGACCCGGCGAGCTTCGCCCCGGTGGCTGGGGTCGCCCGCGCCATCCTGACGATCCGACCCGAGGGCGGCCTGAACCGCATCCCGGTGATCGTGGCGGTTCCCGCCGCCGGCCCGGACAAGCGGCTGGAGGACCTGCGCGGCAAGACCCTCGCCTTCGGTGGGGCGACTCCGGCCGCCGAGGCCTTGCCGACCAAGGTCCTGGCCGACCGTGGCTTTGGTCGCGGCGCCTTCGGCAAGCCGCTGGACGCCGCCAATGCGGAAGGCGCGCTGGAGGCGCTGCGCGCCGGGAAGGCCAACGCCGTCGTCCTGCACGCCGCAGCCTGGCAGCGGCTCTGCATGCCCGAGGACCCCAAGGTCAAATCGCCCTGCGCCGATCTCAAGGTCCTGCTGAAGGCGAGGCCCCAGGCGGCGCTCGCCGTCGTGGTGCGCAAGGACATCGCCGACGAGACCCGCTACCGCCTGATCGGCATCCACATGCCGCTGCACCTGGAGAACAAGGCCGCCTTCGCCTGGGCCTCGTCCTGGGCGCCGCAGGCCGCGGAGTTCACGCCCGCAGAGACCCTAGCCCTGGTGGCGACCCGGTGA
- the bcsA gene encoding UDP-forming cellulose synthase catalytic subunit: MSVATTLAARLPRSLPNLPPTLATPAILAGALLLTVTAVVTLDLRGQIIFGSAAFLAVLALSRNRSPLMTLTLAFVSVAMGTRYLWWRITETLHFSSPVSAALGAGLFLAEVYAWFVMILGFLQCVRPLDRPVRPLVGAPETWPTVDIFIPTYNESLEIVQDTVLAALTIDYPPERRRIYLLDDGRRPEFKAFAEATGVGYITRPDNHHAKAGNLNNALKQTDGELVCIFDADHVATRAFLQMTLGWFQADPRLALLQTPHFFYSPDPIQRNVFAVKDIPGEGDLFYGVVQPGNDFWNAAFFCGSCAVLRRTAIASVGGFAGETVTEDAHTALKMQKRGWNTAYLNLRLSAGLATERLSIHVGQRARWARGMTQIFRVDNPLIGGRLTLAQRLCYLAAMTHFQFALPRIVFLTSPLAYLLFNQQIVAAPAITIAAYAAPHLLISLVVNERMHGRDRRAFWGEIYETLLAFHLVGPSLLPLIDPKRGKFNVTDKGGLLREGFFDVRILTPLIITATLLTAGIGFGLFKIFVAHATASDAQTALINIAWSLFNLLIVFTAISVGRESRQVRNAVRVEAEMPAKLLYEDGSVVLGVSHDISMGGVSIETREPARVGAITSVELPSGERRVRFPVKLAGRAGQRTRLQFLPMQLDQRRELVRVVLGRADAWPLPDSKPHWTAAQSFVDLMRASASVVLWRNARPAAARQQTVSRRSRRALAAGLTGLAVVSGALAATGTPAHAQPSLPPAATPSGVYKTTLSLKDLGSDYPLRLRGVEGEAGVPFELRSDEVVVGAVLHLRLAYSPQLLQDLSHVVVALNNEVVANIQLTPDRSGGVTLDLPIDPGLFQPSNRLNLRFVGHYTRDCEDPLHSSLWADVSNVRSALELSLQRVPGQPDLARLPAPFLNMTDPRPPKINFVFASRPSSAQLQAGAAIASYFGVQANLRPLRFGVQVGLAPTGDAVVIGRPGEVINGVTLPAADGPRITLARNPADPYGLILLVSGRNDSDILTAARGLALSSRALSGASSAVSPIAAAKRAPYDAPRWVPVGRPVRLGELVDPLALQGAGLRPGTLSADLRLPPDIFLWPGTSARLDVDYRYPRGEWVDYRTSRLDVSLNDRYLGSLPLGPKGLADKAQDLVTPGLARRKSKVELPAYDLFARNRLGFYYDLRVDKRGACAGEIPGDVHSNIDPDSKIDLTGAHHFARFPELASFTSAGFPFSRRADLSETSVLLSADPDPAELEAFLAIMARTGASTGAPATALRVLRAGEATALAGRDVLIVGPAALSQSLPDLFAGAPIAAKGGDIQLVMTAGPVERIFTRFGPAGPVLGWLAGKDDRGSAARDAEASLVSGNSFNGLASWISPVDRQRVVVAVLASQTVDLPRLVYNLDDPKRGGRTHGDLAISGAEGVTSYQVGPTTWIGKLPPHVAVFWWLHSHPTALAAGALTLAFLLSLLVSRALTARARRRLNPELGDF; this comes from the coding sequence ATGAGCGTCGCCACAACCCTCGCCGCGCGCCTGCCGCGGTCGCTGCCCAACCTGCCGCCCACCCTGGCCACTCCGGCCATCCTGGCCGGCGCTCTGCTGCTCACTGTCACCGCCGTGGTCACCCTGGACCTGCGCGGCCAGATCATCTTCGGCTCAGCCGCCTTCCTGGCGGTCCTAGCCCTGTCGCGTAACCGCTCACCCCTGATGACCCTGACGCTCGCCTTCGTCTCGGTCGCCATGGGCACTCGTTACCTCTGGTGGCGGATCACCGAGACCCTCCACTTCTCCAGTCCGGTCTCTGCGGCGCTGGGGGCCGGCCTGTTCCTGGCCGAAGTCTACGCCTGGTTCGTGATGATCCTTGGCTTTCTCCAATGCGTGCGCCCGCTGGACCGGCCGGTGCGGCCGCTGGTGGGTGCGCCCGAGACCTGGCCAACCGTCGACATCTTCATTCCCACCTACAATGAAAGTCTGGAGATCGTTCAGGACACCGTGCTTGCGGCCCTGACGATCGACTATCCGCCCGAACGCCGCCGCATCTACCTGCTGGACGACGGTCGCCGGCCCGAGTTCAAGGCCTTCGCCGAGGCCACCGGAGTCGGCTACATCACCCGGCCCGACAATCACCACGCCAAGGCGGGAAATCTCAACAACGCCCTGAAGCAGACCGATGGCGAGCTGGTCTGCATCTTCGACGCCGACCACGTCGCTACCCGCGCCTTCCTGCAGATGACCCTGGGCTGGTTCCAGGCCGATCCGCGCCTGGCCCTGCTGCAGACCCCCCACTTCTTTTACTCGCCCGATCCGATCCAGCGGAACGTGTTCGCGGTGAAGGACATCCCCGGCGAGGGTGACCTCTTCTATGGGGTGGTCCAGCCCGGCAACGACTTCTGGAACGCCGCCTTCTTCTGCGGATCCTGCGCGGTTCTGCGCCGGACGGCCATCGCCAGCGTCGGCGGCTTCGCCGGCGAGACGGTGACGGAAGACGCCCACACCGCGCTGAAGATGCAGAAGCGCGGCTGGAACACCGCCTATCTCAATCTGCGCCTGTCGGCGGGCCTCGCTACCGAACGGCTCTCGATCCATGTGGGCCAACGGGCTCGCTGGGCGCGTGGCATGACCCAGATCTTCCGGGTGGACAATCCGCTGATCGGCGGCCGCCTGACCCTGGCGCAGAGGCTTTGCTACCTCGCGGCAATGACCCATTTCCAGTTCGCCTTGCCGCGTATCGTCTTCCTGACCTCGCCACTGGCCTACCTCCTGTTCAACCAGCAGATCGTCGCCGCCCCAGCGATCACCATCGCCGCCTACGCCGCACCTCACCTGCTCATCTCCCTAGTGGTCAACGAGCGCATGCACGGCCGCGACCGCCGCGCCTTCTGGGGCGAAATCTACGAGACCCTGCTGGCCTTCCACCTGGTCGGTCCCAGCCTGCTGCCCTTGATCGACCCCAAGCGCGGGAAATTCAACGTGACCGACAAGGGCGGTCTGCTGCGCGAGGGGTTCTTCGACGTTCGCATCCTGACGCCGCTGATCATCACTGCGACCCTGCTGACCGCCGGTATCGGCTTTGGTCTGTTCAAGATCTTCGTCGCCCACGCCACGGCGTCGGACGCCCAGACCGCCCTGATCAACATCGCCTGGTCGCTGTTCAACCTGCTCATTGTCTTCACCGCCATCTCCGTGGGGCGCGAGAGCCGCCAGGTGCGTAACGCCGTGCGGGTGGAGGCCGAGATGCCCGCCAAGCTGCTGTATGAGGACGGCTCCGTTGTCCTCGGCGTGAGCCACGACATCTCGATGGGTGGGGTCTCGATCGAGACCCGGGAGCCCGCAAGGGTCGGCGCCATCACCAGCGTCGAGCTGCCCAGCGGCGAGCGGCGCGTCCGCTTCCCGGTGAAGCTGGCCGGTCGGGCCGGCCAGCGCACCCGGCTGCAGTTCCTGCCCATGCAACTCGACCAGCGCCGCGAACTGGTCCGGGTGGTTCTGGGCCGTGCCGACGCCTGGCCACTGCCGGACTCCAAGCCACACTGGACAGCGGCCCAGTCCTTTGTGGACCTGATGCGGGCAAGCGCCTCCGTCGTCCTGTGGCGCAACGCGCGTCCCGCAGCGGCTCGCCAGCAGACGGTCAGCCGCCGGTCCCGCCGCGCACTTGCCGCAGGCCTGACGGGCCTGGCTGTGGTCTCCGGCGCGCTGGCGGCGACCGGAACGCCGGCCCACGCCCAGCCGTCCCTGCCGCCTGCCGCCACCCCAAGCGGGGTCTACAAGACCACCCTGTCGCTCAAGGACCTGGGGTCCGACTACCCCTTGCGCCTCCGCGGCGTGGAGGGCGAGGCCGGCGTGCCCTTCGAACTGCGCTCCGACGAGGTGGTGGTGGGGGCGGTCCTGCACCTGCGCCTCGCCTATTCGCCCCAGCTGCTCCAGGACCTGAGCCATGTGGTTGTCGCCCTCAACAACGAGGTGGTCGCCAACATCCAGCTCACGCCGGATCGGTCAGGCGGAGTCACCTTGGATCTGCCCATCGACCCGGGCCTGTTCCAGCCCTCCAACCGGTTGAACCTGCGCTTCGTGGGTCACTACACCCGTGACTGCGAAGACCCCCTGCACTCCAGCCTCTGGGCCGACGTCAGCAATGTGCGCTCCGCCCTGGAGTTGTCCTTGCAGCGTGTGCCCGGCCAGCCCGATCTCGCCCGTCTTCCCGCGCCGTTCCTGAACATGACCGACCCGCGGCCGCCGAAGATCAACTTCGTCTTCGCCAGCCGGCCCTCGAGCGCGCAACTGCAGGCCGGCGCCGCCATCGCCTCGTACTTTGGTGTCCAGGCCAATCTCAGACCTCTCAGGTTCGGCGTGCAGGTGGGCCTGGCGCCCACCGGCGACGCGGTCGTCATCGGCCGTCCCGGCGAGGTCATCAATGGCGTCACCCTACCGGCCGCTGACGGCCCGCGCATCACCCTGGCCCGCAACCCGGCCGACCCTTACGGGCTGATCCTGCTGGTCTCCGGCCGCAACGACTCCGACATCCTGACGGCCGCCCGCGGCCTGGCCCTCTCGTCGCGCGCGCTCAGCGGAGCCAGCTCCGCGGTCTCGCCGATCGCCGCGGCCAAGCGGGCCCCCTATGACGCCCCGCGCTGGGTCCCCGTGGGCCGGCCGGTCCGTCTTGGCGAGCTGGTGGATCCCCTGGCTCTCCAAGGGGCGGGTCTGCGGCCTGGCACGCTTTCGGCCGACCTGCGGCTGCCGCCGGACATCTTCTTGTGGCCCGGCACGTCGGCGCGGCTGGATGTCGACTACCGCTACCCGCGCGGCGAGTGGGTGGACTATCGGACTTCGCGGCTCGATGTCTCCCTCAACGACCGGTATCTGGGCTCGCTCCCACTGGGTCCCAAAGGGCTGGCCGACAAGGCCCAAGACCTGGTGACGCCAGGCCTGGCCCGACGGAAGTCCAAGGTCGAGCTGCCGGCCTATGATCTCTTCGCCCGCAACCGGCTGGGCTTCTACTACGACCTTCGAGTGGACAAGCGCGGCGCCTGCGCCGGCGAGATTCCCGGCGATGTGCACAGCAATATCGATCCCGACAGCAAGATCGACCTGACGGGCGCACACCACTTCGCGCGCTTCCCGGAGTTGGCCTCGTTCACCAGTGCTGGGTTCCCCTTCAGCCGCCGCGCGGACCTGTCGGAAACCTCGGTCCTGCTCAGCGCCGATCCGGATCCTGCCGAGTTGGAGGCCTTCCTGGCCATCATGGCCCGGACGGGCGCGTCGACTGGAGCGCCGGCCACCGCCCTGCGAGTGCTGCGGGCTGGGGAAGCGACAGCCCTGGCCGGCCGGGACGTCCTGATCGTCGGCCCCGCCGCGCTCAGCCAGAGCCTGCCGGATCTGTTCGCTGGCGCGCCCATCGCGGCCAAGGGCGGTGATATACAGCTTGTGATGACGGCAGGTCCGGTCGAACGGATCTTTACCCGCTTTGGTCCTGCCGGCCCCGTGCTCGGCTGGTTGGCGGGTAAGGACGACCGGGGCTCCGCAGCCCGTGACGCCGAGGCCAGCCTGGTCAGCGGCAACAGCTTCAACGGCCTTGCCAGCTGGATTTCGCCTGTCGACCGCCAGCGCGTCGTGGTGGCGGTCCTGGCCAGCCAGACGGTCGACCTGCCGCGCCTTGTCTACAACCTCGATGACCCCAAGCGCGGTGGTCGGACCCATGGCGACCTGGCGATCAGCGGCGCGGAAGGGGTGACCTCCTATCAGGTCGGCCCCACCACATGGATCGGCAAGTTGCCGCCCCATGTGGCCGTCTTCTGGTGGCTGCACAGCCACCCCACGGCGCTAGCCGCCGGCGCCCTCACCCTGGCTTTCCTCCTGTCGCTGCTGGTCTCACGGGCGCTCACCGCCCGGGCCCGCCGTCGCCTGAACCCCGAATTGGGAGACTTCTGA
- a CDS encoding phosphate/phosphite/phosphonate ABC transporter substrate-binding protein: MVRSAWFSAAAALGLLAVLSGCGKKPEVVSGDWRSGIKEIRMAVSGSNDDPRMVKQRNAYQARLSAATGLPVKLYESSDYNGVIQAMSSGQVDLAQMAGGGYANVDSQIGKLAAPILTLRQAEGETGYYSALVVRADSPIRSLADMKGHSLGYVDFNSTSGYLVPRAKFREQGIDPDTYFSKISFAGGHTQAVMALANGQFDAAILQASGGDPVHGFSRGALQTMARRKLVNLKDFRIIWTAGPIPSEAFVVRTDRPQPMVDIVRGAMGALPYDEPDLWLQVGQLDGSAYTSVTRDHYKDIIALRAADIAQRRGQGGRP, translated from the coding sequence ATGGTTCGATCAGCATGGTTTTCCGCCGCGGCGGCCCTGGGTCTCCTCGCCGTCCTTTCGGGGTGCGGCAAGAAGCCGGAGGTGGTCTCCGGCGACTGGCGCAGCGGGATCAAGGAAATCCGCATGGCCGTCAGCGGGAGCAATGATGATCCCAGGATGGTCAAACAGCGCAACGCCTACCAGGCGCGCCTGAGCGCGGCGACCGGTCTGCCGGTCAAGCTCTACGAGAGTTCCGACTACAATGGCGTGATCCAGGCGATGTCCTCGGGCCAGGTGGACCTGGCGCAGATGGCCGGTGGCGGCTACGCCAACGTCGACTCCCAGATCGGCAAGCTGGCCGCTCCAATCCTGACCCTTCGGCAGGCCGAGGGGGAGACCGGCTACTATTCCGCCCTCGTCGTCCGCGCCGACAGCCCGATCCGCTCCCTGGCGGACATGAAGGGCCACTCCCTCGGTTATGTCGACTTCAACTCGACCTCCGGCTACCTGGTGCCGCGCGCCAAATTCCGCGAGCAGGGCATCGATCCCGACACCTATTTCAGCAAGATCTCCTTCGCCGGCGGCCACACCCAGGCGGTGATGGCGCTGGCCAATGGCCAGTTCGACGCCGCCATCCTGCAGGCCAGCGGCGGCGACCCGGTCCATGGCTTCAGCCGCGGCGCGCTGCAGACCATGGCGCGGCGCAAGCTGGTCAACCTGAAGGATTTCCGCATCATCTGGACGGCGGGTCCCATCCCCAGCGAGGCCTTCGTGGTGCGCACCGACCGGCCGCAGCCAATGGTGGACATCGTGCGCGGCGCCATGGGGGCTCTGCCCTATGACGAGCCGGACCTGTGGCTGCAGGTCGGCCAGTTGGACGGCTCGGCCTACACCTCCGTCACACGGGATCACTACAAGGACATCATTGCCCTGCGCGCCGCCGATATTGCGCAGCGTCGCGGACAGGGAGGCCGGCCATGA